From the Gouania willdenowi chromosome 19, fGouWil2.1, whole genome shotgun sequence genome, one window contains:
- the wfikkn2b gene encoding WAP, Kazal, immunoglobulin, Kunitz and NTR domain-containing protein 2 has translation MWWMLFPRWIWFLVWMELQVRVWPRVIFSHAGACPNDVNPNLWVDAMSTCTRECSSDQECEPFEKCCQNVCGSRSCVAARSVDGSRGTKEQSCSSFLCSQQGSECDMWDGQPVCKCRDRCEREPHFTCASDGMTYYNRCYMDAEACSKGTTLSVVMCRFHLTWPNTSPALPQVTTPLATTTPLQESVAAPTEAQPPAVVSGPVHHTVNVGETASFLCDVNGRPRPEITWEKQLPEGAERVVLRPNNVRGNMVVTNIGQLVIYNAQPQHSGVYTCTAQNPSGSVRASHPLTVLTPEVLRDPNTKNLSICLPEECLKPVDGPEDCGNDKEKVSWYYEPKSNSCFAVTHCPKDSKAEFDSFEACMRCCGPEVAGACGLVSLQGPCRAYEPRWAYNSALQQCQSFIYGGCDGNDNNFESKEACEEMCPYPKNQNCKTCKPRGKMVSSFCRSDFVVLGRLSDLTEEKDSGHALVTVEEILKDEKMGLRFFGKEPLEVTFVNMDWTCPCPNITGATAEGQVIIMGNVNDGMAVLQPESYVGASSPRRVRKLREVVSKNTCDILRAITNSPQ, from the exons ATGTGGTGGATGCTGTTTCCTCGGTGGATTTGGTTCCTGGTGTGGATGGAGCTCCAGGTCCGTGTTTGGCCTCGTGTCATTTTTTCCCACGCAGGCGCGTGTCCCAATGACGTGAACCCCAACCTGTGGGTGGATGCCATGAGCACGTGCACCAGAGAGTGTTCCTCTGACCAG GAGTGTGAACCCTTTGAGAAGTGCTGTCAGAACGTGTGCGGGAGCCGCAGCTGCGTGGCGGCTCGCTCTGTGGATGGAAGCAGAGGCACTAAGGAGCAGAGCTGCTCCAGCTTCCTGTGCTCCCAGCAGGGCTCAGAGTGCGACATGTGGGACGGGCAGCCCGTGTGTAAGTGCAGGGACCGCTGCGAGCGCGAGCCGCACTTCACCTGCGCCTCTGATGGCATGACGTACTACAACAGGTGCTACATGGACGCAGAGGCGTGCTCCAAGGGAACCACCCTGTCCGTGGTCATGTGTCGCTTCCACCTGACGTGGCCCAACACAAGCCCCGCCCTGCCCCAGGTGACCACTCCCCTCGCCACCACCACCCCCCTCCAGGAGAGCGTCGCGGCTCCCACCGAAGCCCAGCCGCCCGCAGTGGTCAGCGGCCCGGTTCACCACACGGTGAACGTGGGCGAAACCGCCAGCTTCCTGTGTGACGTCAACGGCCGTCCACGGCCTGAGATCACGTGGGAGAAGCAGCTTCCAGAGGGAGCGGAGCGGGTGGTGCTAAGGCCCAACAACGTCAGAGGAAACATGGTGGTCACCAACATCGGTCAGCTGGTCATTTACAACGCCCAGCCACAGCATTCGGGCGTCTACACATGCACAGCTCAGAATCCATCAGGCTCGGTGAGAGCCAGCCATCCACTCACTGTCCTGACCCCCGAGGTCCTCAGGGACCCCAACACCAAAAACCTGAGCATCTGCTTGCCTGAGGAGTGCCTGAAGCCCGTGGACGGTCCAGAGGATTGTGGGAATGACAAGGAGAAGGTCAGCTGGTACTACGAGCCAAAGAGCAACAGCTGCTTCGCCGTCACTCACTGTCCAAAGGACTCCAAGGCAGAGTTTGACTCATTCGAGGCCTGCATGAGGTGCTGCGGCCCTGAGGTGGCCGGCGCCTGTGGGTTAGTCAGCCTGCAGGGCCCCTGCAGGGCCTACGAGCCGCGCTGGGCCTACAACAGCGCCCTGCAGCAGTGCCAGTCCTTCATCTACGGAGGCTGCGACGGCAATGACAACAACTTTGAATCCAAAGAGGCCTGTGAGGAGATGTGTCCGTACCCCAAAAACCAGAACTGCAAGACCTGCAAACCCAGAGGAAAGATGGTCAGCAGCTTCTGCAGGAGTGACTTCGTGGTCCTCGGCCGCCTGTCGGACCTCACTGAGGAAAAGGACTCGGGCCACGCCCTGGTGACCGTAGAGGAGATCCTGAAAGATGAGAAGATGGGGCTTCGTTTCTTTGGTAAAGAGCCCCTGGAGGTGACCTTTGTGAACATGGACTGGACCTGCCCCTGTCCCAACATCACAGGAGCAACCGCGGAGGGACAGGTCATTATCATGGGCAACGTCAACGACGGCATGGCCGTTCTTCAGCCTGAGAGCTACGTGGGTGCCTCCAGCCCTCGCCGAGTACGGAAACTGAGAGAAGTCGTTTCCAAAAACACGTGTGACATCCTCAGAGCGATAACCAACAGCCCCCAGTAG